The genomic DNA ATGATCTACTACTACTTCGGCGGCAAGGAGCAGCTCTTCACGGCCGTCCTGGAACGGGCCTACTCCGTCATCCGCCAGGCCGAGCAGGAACTCGACGTCGAACACCTGGACCCGGTCGCGGCCATCCGCAAGCTCGCCGAGGTCACCTTCGACCACCACGAAGCGCACCCCGACTTCATCCGCCTGGTCAGCATCGAGAACATCCACGGCGCCGAGCACATCGCCGCGTCCGAGGAGCTCGGCCGGATCGGCTCGCCCGCGCTGGACGTGACCGGCCGCATCCTGGAAGCCGGCCGCAGCTCGGGACTGTTCACGGCCGACGTCGACGCCGTGGACCTGCACGCGCTGATCAGTTCCTTCTGCTTCTTCCGGGTCTCGAACCGCCATACCTTCGGCGCCCTCTTCGGCCGCGACCTGGTGGCACCCGGCCGGCGCGAGCACTACCGGACCATGCTCGGCGACCTGGTCATCGCCTATCTGACGGCGGACCGCTCCGCGGACTGAGCCCCGCACCGCGGCGCCGCGCCCGGCTCCGGACCAGGACCGTGCGCCGGCCCGGAGGCGGAGAGCCCCTTCTGCGCGACCTCTTGACACCCGGGAAACGTGAGCGCACCATCCGTAGCCAACCGCTACTAACTATCCAGTGGGTTAATTAGCCGGGCACGCACCCGGCGCGGCCGACCCGTCACCCCAGGGCCCCGGCACCTCTCCCCTCCGCTCACCCGCTCCGCCCGGAGCTCCTCGAAGGAGTACGCCGTGTCCGTCCCCGCCGCCCCGCACGACGCGCCACCCGGCCAGCCGAGGAAGGCCGCGCTCGCCGCCTGGATCGGCAGCGCCCTGGAGTACTACGACTTCTTCATCTACGGCAGCGCCGCCGCGCTGATCTTCCCGAAGGTCTTCTTCGACGAGTCGGACCCCGCCGACGCGACGCTGCTCTCCCTGGCCACCTTCGGTGTCGCCTACGCCGCCCGCCCGGTCGGCGCGCTGTTCCTCGGCCACTTCGGCGACCACCTGGGCCGTAAGAAGATCATGGTCTTCACGCTGATCCTGATGGGCCTGTCGACGTTCCTCATCGGCTGTCTGCCCACCCGCGCCCAGGTCGGCGGCCTGGCCCCGGTGCTGCTCGTGCTCTGCCGTGTCCTCCAGGGCGTCTCCGCCGCCGGCGAGCAGGCCAGCGCCAACTCGATGACGCTGGAACACGCGCCACCGCACCGCCGCGGCTACTTCACCAGCTTCACCCTGAACGGCACCCAGGCGGGACAGCTTCTCGCCACCCTCGTCTTCCTCCCCGTCGCCGCGCTCCCCGAGGACCAACTGCTCTCCTGGGGCTGGCGCGTTCCGTTCTGGCTGAGCGTCGCGGTGGCCGTCGCCGGCTACGTCATCCGCCGCACCCTCCAGGAGACTCCGGCCTTCGCCCAGCAGGCCGCGGCCGACGGTGTCGCGAAGCTGCCGCTCGCCGTGCTGCTGCGCGAGCACTGGGCCGATGTGCTGCGTGTGGTCGCCGCCGCCCTCATCGCCTCCGTGAGCACGATCTTCACGGTGTGGGCGCTGGCGTACGCGACCAGCGACTCGGTCGGCCTGAGCCGCTCGTCCATGCTGTGGGTGGGCGCGCTCGCCAACCTGGTCGCCCTCGGCGCGATCCCGCTCTGGGCCGTCCTGTCCGACCGCGTCGGCCGCCGCCCGGTCTTCCTGATCGGCGCCGTCGGCAGCGCGGTGCTGATGTTCCTCTACCTGTGGGCCATCTCCACCGGCTCCTACCCTCTGGTCCTGCTGCTCGGCGTCCTCACCTTCGGTGTCGTCTACAGCGCCGCCAACGGCATCTGGCCCTCCTTCTACGGGGAGATGTTCTCCACCCGCGTCCGCCTCTCGGGCATGGCCATCGGCACGCAGATCGGTTTCGCGGTCGCCGGCTTCGCCGTCACCTTCGCCGCGCAGATCGCCGGTCCGGACGGCGACGACTGGTCCTCGGTCGCCCTCTTCGCCTCGGCCCTGTGCATTCCGCCGATCGTCGCGGCGCTCACCGCCCGCGAGACGCACAAGGTACCGACGGAACTGCTCGGCGAGCGCCCGGCGCAGGGGGCCGCGAACCGCGAGACCGTGACGGCCTGACCGACCCGCCCGGTCCGCCGGGCCTGACGATCCGTTGGGCCCGCCGGTCCACTGGGCCCGCCCGGTCCGCCCGAGTCTCCGGCGTCCGTCAGACGTCCGGAGGCTCGGACTTCGCACGGCTGGGACGCGTACGTCCGCGCGGCGAGGAACCGCACGGAAGGCGGCGCGATGGCGGCTCAACCCCGCGGAATCCCGTACGCCCGCTCCACCCGCAGGCGCAGCACGAGCCGGCGGTCGCGGACCATCGCGGCCCGGAAGTCGTCCCAGTCGGGGTGCTCGCCCAGCACGTCACGGTAGAGCCGGATCAGTTCCTCGACGGTCTCGTCGTGCGGGTCCCGCGCGACCGGCGACAGTTCGGCCACGCCCTCGACGACCGTGTACGCCCTCCGGTCGGGCCCCGTCACGTGGTACGACGCCCTCGGGTCCCGGCGCAGATTGCGGGTCTTGGCGCGGTCGTCCGTGACCGACACCCGCAGCGTCCGCTCGTCGGGGTAGTACGCGTGGGCGACGTTCGACAACTGGGGCCGTCCGTCGCGCTTGAGGGTGACCAGCACTCCGGCGAGATGGTCGGAGAGCAGCTTCAGCAGTGCGTCCTGCGTCGCGTCCTGAGTCATGTCTGGGTCAACCCGCCGGTCCCGGCACGCATTCCGCGTAGACACTGTCTACGAGTCTCTGGTAGACAGTGTCTATGAGCGATGAGGGGACCGGGCTGCGGGCTCGGCTGATCGAGGCGGGCGTCGACCTGGTGGCCAAGGAGGGCGCGAACGCGCTGTCCCTGCGGGAGATCGCCCGTCGGGCGGGGGTCTCGCACGGGGCCCCGCGCCGCTACTTCCCCACCCACCTGGCGCTGCTCTCCGCCATCGCGCGGCGCGGCTTCGCGGAGCTGGCGGAGCGGGCGACGGCGGCGGTCGGCGACGGCGGGGCGAGCCCGCGCGCACAACTGGCGTCCCTGGGACGGGTCTACCTGGACTTCGCGCTGGACAACCGGGGCATGTACGAGCTGATGTTCCGTCACGACCTGCTGGAGAGCAACCGTCTGGGGCTGCGCGACACCAGCCTGCCGCTCTTCGGTGTGCTGGTGGACCTGGTCGCAAGGGCCCGTCCCGGGGCGGACGCCCGCGCCGTCGCCGGCTCCCTGTGGGCGAACCTGCACGGGATCGCCCAGCTGTGGGGCTGGGGCAGCCTTCAACTCGCCACCGGCGCGGTCGACTTCGCACCCCTGCTGGGTACGGCCCTGGACGCGCACCTCGGGCCGGAGGACCAGTGAGCGCGCACCGGGGTCTCACTCTGACAAGCAGTGTCGTCGGCGCGGTGATCGTCGCCCTGGACGGGACCGTGCTGACCGTCGCGCAGCCCACGCTGGGGCGGGATCTGCACGCCTCGGTCGCCGAGGTGCAGTGGACGAGCACCGGGTATCTCATCGCGGTGGCGAGCCTGTTGGTGTTCGCGGGCCGCGTCGGCGACCGGTACGGGCATCAACGCGTCTTCGCCGTGGGCATGCTGGGTTTCGGCGCGGCCTCGGCCGGGATCGGGATGGCGGCGGGCATCGGCTGGGTGATCGGACTGCGCGTGGTTCAGGGGGTGTTCGGCGCGCTGCTCCAGCCGGCGACCCTCGGGATGCTGCGGGCCGCGTATCCGCCCGACCGGCTGGGGATGCCGATCGCGCTGCGGACGAGCGCCATCGGGGTGGCGGCCGCCGCCGGTCCGCTGGTGGGCGGGGCGCTGGTCACCCCGTTCGGCTGGCGGTCCGTCTTCTTCGTCAATGTCGTGCCCGCGCTGGCCATGGGCGGTCTCGCCCTGGCCGTCCGGGGGCCGGAGCGGACGCCCCCCTCCGGGCGGCGGCTCGACCTGCCCGGCGCCTGTCTCCTCGCGGTGGCCCTGGCGTGCCTCGTGCACACCCTGGTCGGGATTCCGGACGGCGGCTGGACGACGGTGTCCACGCTCGGGCTGATCGCGGCGGCCGTCGCCGGTACCGTCTTCGTCCACCACGAACGGCGCACGCCGAGCCCGCTGCTGCCGCCCGACGTGCTCGGTTCGGCGGCCGTCGGTGCGGCGCTGGGCATCCTGGTGGCCGCCTCGGCGTCGATGCTCGGCACCCTGTTCGTGAGCAGCTACTTCCTTCAGGACGTTCTCGGCCTGACTCCGCTGGAGACCGCCCTTCGGGCCCTGCCGGGACCGGTGATGATGGTGCTGGCGGCACCCGCCTCCGCCGTCCTCATGCGCCGCTACGGCCCCCGTCGGACGACCGCCTGCGCGATGACGCTCCTCGCCCTCGGCGTCCTCGTGCTGTCCCGGCTCGGCGAAGGGTCGGGGGCGCTGTCGATCGGAACCGGATTCCTGCTGCTCGGCGCGGGTTTCGGCACGGTGATGGTGGCCGCCACGGCGGTCGTCGTACGGCAGGTGGCGGCGGGCGCGGCCGGCGTGGCGGGCGGCCTCCAGCAGACCGCGATGAACGTGGGGCCGACGCTGGGGGTAGCGGCGGCGACCACGCTGATGACGTACACGCGCGTGGGCCTGGCTCCGACGCTGACGGTGCTGGCCGCGCTGGCCGCGGCGGGCGCACTGCCGGCTCTCGCGCTGCCGGGCCGCTCCGGCAGCCGGAGCGGAGCCCCCGAGGAATCACTCACGGCCTCGTGAGAGAGCATGACGTCTGGGACCGCGGCCCGGGACGGCCGCGGGAGAGACCGGAGGAGAACATGGGACACCTGCGGCAGGAGGCCGAGCCGGGCGAGGTCGGGCTCGACCCGAAGGCGCTGGCCCGCCTCGACCAGCACTTCGCACACGAGGTCGACGACGGCCGGCTGCCCGGCTTTCTCGTGTCCGTCTCCCGGCACGGGCGCGTCGCCCACCTCACGACGTACGGCCACCGGGACCGCGCGGCCGAACTCCCGGTGGAGACCGACACGTTGTGGCGGATGTACTCGATGACGAAGCCGGTCACCTCGGTCGCCGCGCTGATCCTCATGGAGGAGGGACGGTTCGGACTCGACACGCCCGTCGCCGAGTTCCTCCCGTCGTTCGCCGAGCCGCGGGTGTACGTCGACGGCGCGGGACCCGACATCCGCACCCGCCCCGCCGGGCAGCCGATCCTGATCCGCCATCTGCTGACCCACACGGCGGGCCTGACCTTCGGCTTCTACCACTGCCATCCCGTCGACGCCCGCTACCGGGAGGCGGGCATCGAGTCGTCGGTGCCACCGGGCGCGGACCTGGCCGAGGCGTGCGAGGTGTACGCGGGCCTGCCGCTCCAGTTCGAGCCGGGGACCCGGTGGAACTACTCCGTGGCCACCAATGTCCTAGGCCGGCTCATCGAAGTGGTGTCGGGCCGGCCCCTGGACGACTTCTTCGCCGACCGCGTCCTGACTCCCCTCGGCATGACGGACGCCGGCTTCTGCGTGACGCCGGAGCAGGCGTCCCGTCTCGCCGAGCTGTACGGCGAGACGGAGGACGGCGGTATCGCTCCGGTCCCCGGCCTGCCGCTGCACGGCCGGCCGCGCTTCCTCTCGGGCAGCGGCGGCCTGGTGGCCACGGCGTACGACTACCACCGGTTCATGGAGTTCCTGCGCCGTCGCGGCGAACTCGACGGCGTCCGGCTGCTCGCCCCCAGGACCGTCGCCATGATGACCGCCAACCAGCTCCCCGGTGGCGCCGACCGCCGTGCGTTCGGCACCACGGTCCACCAGGAGCCCGGCAGCGCCGGTCTCGGCTTCGGCCTCGGCGTCTCCGTCGTCGTCGACCCCGGTGTGACCCGCTCCCCGTCCGCCCTCGGCTCGTACGGCTGGAACGGGGTGGCCACCACCACGTTCTGGGTCGACCCGCACAACGACATGACGGTCCAGTTCCTCACCCAGGTACGCCCGACGGGCTCGCACCGGGTCTACCCGGAGCTGAAACGCCTCATCCACGAGTCCCTGGCGGGCTGACAGCGAGGTCAGGGACCGGACGGCGGCGAGATCTGCTGCATGAGGCTCATCAGGTCCGGGGCCACCCATTCCTCCGCGATCCTGTCGCCCTCGATGCGGTAGAGCTCGATGCTGCGGAAGCCGACCGGCCGGTGCGTCGCGGCCACGCCCTGGAAGGTGCCCTGGTGGGTGCCGCGGAAGTGGACGCGTACCGCCACCTTGTCGTGGACGCTGAACATGTCCTCGACGTCGACCTGGAGGTCAGGGAAGCCTTCGAGCATGGCCTGAGCGCCCAGCCGCCAGATCTCCCGCCCGTGCAGCGGGTCGGGTGTCCCGGGGACGTTGGCGATGAAGTTCTCCGTCAGCAGCTCGACGCACGCGTCGAGGTCGCCGCTCTGCAGCCTCTGATAAGCGGTGCGCAGCAAGGCTGCGTTCTTCTCGGTGGCGGTGGCCATCAGGTGTCCTTTTCTCGGTTCTCAGTGCAATGGGGGGAATTCAGGTGAGCGCGGGCCGGCGCAGGGCGCCGACCAGCGCGCGCGGGTCGTCGGCGTGGAAGCGGATGGTCCGTGCTTCCCCTCTGCCGCCGAGCGGGCGGGTGAAGACCAGAGGGCGGGTCAGTTCCAGGGTCACCGTGGTCTGACCGGCCACGATCAGATCGAGCACCCCCTTCTCGGACAGCGTCACGAGCCTGCCTTGCGGGTAGCAGCGGTCGACCCGGACCGAGGCGACCGCGTCCGCCGGGACGGCGAGGTCGAAGAGGGCCCCATAGCGGATCCGCAGGGAGCCGTCGGGGCGCGCCACGTGCGGCCGGGTGACGCAGGCGGCGTGCAGGCCCAGCATCATGAGGACCCCGTACACGTCGAGGACGAGCAGCACCCGGTGGACGACGGGCCACGGGATCAGGACCGCCAGCGCGACCGTCTCGATCACCGAGACGAAGATCAGTCCGTACATCATCGCCGTCTGCGGTCCGGTGTACCCGGCGACATGGTCCCCGGGGCGAACACCGTGCTTCCGGCGCGCGGCCCACCGGCCGAGGGAGGCGGCGGCACGCAGCTCGTGCACCAGTAGCCGGCGTACCCGTGCGGGGACGACGGCACGGACAGCGGCCCGCAGGGCGGCCGGTGGCTCGAGGCCCTGGGCGCGCCGGCTCGCGTACAGCGAGCGCAGCACCCATGCCTCCAGCATGAGCACCGCGAGCGCCACGGCCTCGGCGGCCGCAGTCGCCCACACCGGCGGCCGTACCCCGGCCGCCAGGCACACCGCCAACGCGAGCTCCCCCGGTATGACGGCGCCGGCCGCGATCCGCGCCGCCCGCATCCCGCGTACCTCCCCGGTCCCGCTCATCCCCGGCTCCTGCGCATGAAAGCCTCCATGACCCTGCGTACGACTTCCGCCTGCGCGGGGGCGTACTCCGCGAGCAGCGCCTCCTGGAACCCGGCCACGACCTGTCCCTCGGCGGAGATCGCGGCGAACACCTCGTCGGGGACGGCCGCCACCAGCTCGGCTGCCAGCGCCGGGATCCGCGGATCGTCCGTCGGGGCTTCGGCGAGTGCGTCGAGGCGTTCGTAGAGCGCGAGCAGCGCCGGGTCGGCCGCCAACGGTCCGAGCGCGGCGTACAGTTCCTGGCCGCCGGAGCCCGCGGCGTCGAGCAGCGTCAGGTGCTCGCGGTCCTTCGCGGCGGCGGGCGAGGCCGGGTGCGGCGTCTTTGCGAGGAGCGCGGCGAGCGCGGGGGACAGGGGTTCGGTGTCCCGCGGCTCGGCGGCCAGCAGCACCGCGAGCCGCCGCCGGCGCTCCCCGATCTCGGCCTCCTGCCGGGCGAGGTCGGCGTCCAGTTCCTCCAGTACGTCGGCCAGGTCGCGCCCCGCGTCGTCCGCGAGGACGTCCCGCACCTCGTCGAGGCTGAGCCCGAGCTCGGTCAGCCGGCGTACGCGGGCCAGCAGGACGGCGTCGCGGACGCTGTAGGCCCGGTATCCGTTGGGGCGCCGCTCCGGTTCCGGGAGCAGCCCGACATGGTGGTAGTGCCGGATCGCCCGGGTCGTGACCCCGACGAGCGCGGCGATCTCTCCGATCCGCATGACTTCAGTAGAAACCTTGCCGCCGCGTCAAGGTCAAGCGTGTGCGCGGCGCCGCGGCGCCGGCTCGGCGACGGCGCCGCGCGGTTCCTGCGGTGGGGGCGGCGACGCGCCGCCCCCACCGCCTTCACCCATCGGTCCGAAGCGCGAAGTCGATCCCCTCCCGCCGCAGCTCCCCCAGCCACTCCTCCGACCGCT from Streptomyces avermitilis MA-4680 = NBRC 14893 includes the following:
- a CDS encoding TetR/AcrR family transcriptional regulator, whose protein sequence is MTSVDEPAPPNGRIRDAARTRAEILDVATQEFARAGYDGARVDEIAARTRTTKRMIYYYFGGKEQLFTAVLERAYSVIRQAEQELDVEHLDPVAAIRKLAEVTFDHHEAHPDFIRLVSIENIHGAEHIAASEELGRIGSPALDVTGRILEAGRSSGLFTADVDAVDLHALISSFCFFRVSNRHTFGALFGRDLVAPGRREHYRTMLGDLVIAYLTADRSAD
- a CDS encoding MFS transporter, whose translation is MSVPAAPHDAPPGQPRKAALAAWIGSALEYYDFFIYGSAAALIFPKVFFDESDPADATLLSLATFGVAYAARPVGALFLGHFGDHLGRKKIMVFTLILMGLSTFLIGCLPTRAQVGGLAPVLLVLCRVLQGVSAAGEQASANSMTLEHAPPHRRGYFTSFTLNGTQAGQLLATLVFLPVAALPEDQLLSWGWRVPFWLSVAVAVAGYVIRRTLQETPAFAQQAAADGVAKLPLAVLLREHWADVLRVVAAALIASVSTIFTVWALAYATSDSVGLSRSSMLWVGALANLVALGAIPLWAVLSDRVGRRPVFLIGAVGSAVLMFLYLWAISTGSYPLVLLLGVLTFGVVYSAANGIWPSFYGEMFSTRVRLSGMAIGTQIGFAVAGFAVTFAAQIAGPDGDDWSSVALFASALCIPPIVAALTARETHKVPTELLGERPAQGAANRETVTA
- a CDS encoding TIGR03618 family F420-dependent PPOX class oxidoreductase, coding for MTQDATQDALLKLLSDHLAGVLVTLKRDGRPQLSNVAHAYYPDERTLRVSVTDDRAKTRNLRRDPRASYHVTGPDRRAYTVVEGVAELSPVARDPHDETVEELIRLYRDVLGEHPDWDDFRAAMVRDRRLVLRLRVERAYGIPRG
- a CDS encoding TetR/AcrR family transcriptional regulator, whose amino-acid sequence is MSDEGTGLRARLIEAGVDLVAKEGANALSLREIARRAGVSHGAPRRYFPTHLALLSAIARRGFAELAERATAAVGDGGASPRAQLASLGRVYLDFALDNRGMYELMFRHDLLESNRLGLRDTSLPLFGVLVDLVARARPGADARAVAGSLWANLHGIAQLWGWGSLQLATGAVDFAPLLGTALDAHLGPEDQ
- a CDS encoding MFS transporter; this encodes MSAHRGLTLTSSVVGAVIVALDGTVLTVAQPTLGRDLHASVAEVQWTSTGYLIAVASLLVFAGRVGDRYGHQRVFAVGMLGFGAASAGIGMAAGIGWVIGLRVVQGVFGALLQPATLGMLRAAYPPDRLGMPIALRTSAIGVAAAAGPLVGGALVTPFGWRSVFFVNVVPALAMGGLALAVRGPERTPPSGRRLDLPGACLLAVALACLVHTLVGIPDGGWTTVSTLGLIAAAVAGTVFVHHERRTPSPLLPPDVLGSAAVGAALGILVAASASMLGTLFVSSYFLQDVLGLTPLETALRALPGPVMMVLAAPASAVLMRRYGPRRTTACAMTLLALGVLVLSRLGEGSGALSIGTGFLLLGAGFGTVMVAATAVVVRQVAAGAAGVAGGLQQTAMNVGPTLGVAAATTLMTYTRVGLAPTLTVLAALAAAGALPALALPGRSGSRSGAPEESLTAS
- a CDS encoding serine hydrolase domain-containing protein yields the protein MGHLRQEAEPGEVGLDPKALARLDQHFAHEVDDGRLPGFLVSVSRHGRVAHLTTYGHRDRAAELPVETDTLWRMYSMTKPVTSVAALILMEEGRFGLDTPVAEFLPSFAEPRVYVDGAGPDIRTRPAGQPILIRHLLTHTAGLTFGFYHCHPVDARYREAGIESSVPPGADLAEACEVYAGLPLQFEPGTRWNYSVATNVLGRLIEVVSGRPLDDFFADRVLTPLGMTDAGFCVTPEQASRLAELYGETEDGGIAPVPGLPLHGRPRFLSGSGGLVATAYDYHRFMEFLRRRGELDGVRLLAPRTVAMMTANQLPGGADRRAFGTTVHQEPGSAGLGFGLGVSVVVDPGVTRSPSALGSYGWNGVATTTFWVDPHNDMTVQFLTQVRPTGSHRVYPELKRLIHESLAG
- a CDS encoding ester cyclase, with translation MATATEKNAALLRTAYQRLQSGDLDACVELLTENFIANVPGTPDPLHGREIWRLGAQAMLEGFPDLQVDVEDMFSVHDKVAVRVHFRGTHQGTFQGVAATHRPVGFRSIELYRIEGDRIAEEWVAPDLMSLMQQISPPSGP
- a CDS encoding MerR family transcriptional regulator, with amino-acid sequence MRIGEIAALVGVTTRAIRHYHHVGLLPEPERRPNGYRAYSVRDAVLLARVRRLTELGLSLDEVRDVLADDAGRDLADVLEELDADLARQEAEIGERRRRLAVLLAAEPRDTEPLSPALAALLAKTPHPASPAAAKDREHLTLLDAAGSGGQELYAALGPLAADPALLALYERLDALAEAPTDDPRIPALAAELVAAVPDEVFAAISAEGQVVAGFQEALLAEYAPAQAEVVRRVMEAFMRRSRG